Proteins from a genomic interval of Nostoc sp. TCL240-02:
- the mrdA gene encoding penicillin-binding protein 2 — translation MSLFPSIGSKKDTRTVGRGFQSIFLIVFTLLMTAGIEARLAYLQIVEGPKLRERAEANRIRMIAKQPERGNIFDRNGKILASTRYPSSVYLWPMAHTKPSWSVVGPRLAQILNIPQDEMEKKLEQAGANSSSLIRIARDLNEAEITALKEYKNELPEVEINTDSVRYYPHGKQLAHVLGYTRELTADQLKDKKQEGYRLGDVIGQMGVEKAYEKVLRGEWGGQQVEVDGAGRPIRVVGEKQAKAGNDLHLTIDLDVQQAAEKALGNQKGAIAALDPNNGAVLALVSYPTFDPNIFSKQKLSQKDWESLQGKDHPLVNRALSAFPPASTFKIVTTTAGLESGEFSPDSILQTFGSLTVGGVTFGEWNHAGFGPLGFPRALAMSSDTFFYQVGRKVGGPTLIQWSRKYGFGQKTGIEFPNEESKGLVPDEIWKQKVLKTPWTVGDTINMSIGQGALQVTPLQSAIMFSVPANGGYRVQPHLLKDNEEAKSWRESLNMKPETIKVLRDGLRRVVSEGTGKHLDVPTIAPASGKSGTAEAGVGRPNHTWFGAYAPSNKPEIVVVAFGENSGEHGGTICGPMVLQVLEAYFQHKYPGKYKKSQPDSSEAKTQNSGHGTGD, via the coding sequence ATGTCTTTATTCCCATCAATTGGCAGCAAAAAAGATACACGTACAGTTGGACGTGGTTTCCAATCAATATTTTTAATTGTATTTACCCTCTTAATGACTGCTGGGATTGAGGCTCGTTTGGCCTATTTGCAAATTGTTGAAGGCCCAAAACTCCGAGAACGAGCCGAAGCAAACCGGATTCGGATGATTGCTAAACAACCAGAACGGGGTAATATTTTTGACCGCAACGGTAAAATTTTAGCCAGTACTCGCTATCCTAGCTCTGTATATTTGTGGCCAATGGCACATACTAAGCCTTCTTGGTCTGTAGTCGGCCCGCGTCTAGCGCAAATTCTCAACATTCCCCAAGATGAGATGGAAAAGAAATTAGAACAAGCAGGTGCTAATTCTTCTTCACTCATCCGAATTGCTCGCGATCTCAATGAAGCAGAAATCACTGCACTAAAGGAGTATAAAAATGAACTCCCAGAAGTGGAAATTAATACAGATTCTGTACGCTATTACCCTCATGGCAAGCAATTAGCTCATGTATTAGGCTATACGCGAGAGTTGACCGCCGACCAGTTAAAGGACAAGAAGCAGGAAGGCTACCGCCTGGGGGATGTCATCGGTCAGATGGGAGTAGAAAAAGCCTATGAGAAAGTGCTAAGAGGCGAATGGGGTGGTCAGCAAGTGGAAGTAGATGGTGCGGGTAGACCAATTCGGGTTGTGGGCGAGAAACAGGCAAAGGCTGGTAACGATTTGCATCTGACAATAGATTTGGATGTGCAACAGGCAGCAGAAAAAGCTTTGGGAAATCAAAAAGGTGCGATCGCAGCACTCGATCCGAATAATGGTGCTGTTTTAGCATTGGTCTCTTACCCTACCTTTGACCCGAATATTTTCTCAAAACAAAAACTCTCCCAGAAAGATTGGGAAAGCTTGCAAGGTAAAGATCATCCTTTGGTCAATCGGGCTTTGAGTGCCTTTCCACCTGCCAGCACTTTCAAAATTGTCACCACGACAGCCGGACTGGAATCAGGTGAATTTTCTCCTGACTCAATATTACAGACCTTTGGTTCTCTTACCGTTGGTGGGGTAACTTTTGGTGAATGGAACCACGCCGGATTCGGGCCATTAGGATTTCCACGAGCGCTCGCTATGAGTAGTGATACTTTCTTCTATCAAGTTGGTAGAAAAGTTGGTGGGCCAACTTTAATCCAATGGAGCCGCAAATATGGATTTGGTCAAAAAACTGGCATTGAATTTCCCAATGAAGAATCAAAAGGCTTGGTTCCAGATGAAATATGGAAGCAGAAAGTTTTGAAGACCCCTTGGACTGTAGGCGACACCATTAATATGTCAATTGGTCAAGGCGCTTTACAAGTAACACCGCTACAATCGGCGATTATGTTTTCTGTCCCTGCTAATGGTGGGTATCGCGTTCAACCGCATTTGCTCAAAGACAACGAAGAAGCAAAAAGTTGGCGAGAATCTTTAAATATGAAGCCGGAAACTATCAAAGTTCTCCGCGATGGACTGCGAAGGGTGGTGAGTGAAGGTACTGGTAAGCACTTGGATGTGCCGACAATTGCCCCAGCTTCTGGAAAGAGTGGCACTGCTGAAGCTGGTGTTGGTCGCCCAAATCATACTTGGTTTGGTGCTTATGCCCCTAGTAATAAGCCGGAAATTGTGGTTGTGGCCTTTGGAGAAAACTCTGGCGAACATGGTGGTACTATTTGTGGACCAATGGTTTTACAAGTGCTAGAAGCTTATTTTCAGCACAAGTATCCAGGTAAGTATAAAAAATCTCAGCCTGATTCATCAGAAGCAAAAACTCAAAATTCAGGACATGGCACTGGAGACTAG
- the mrdA gene encoding penicillin-binding protein 2, with translation MTILKPSPLGTKQNKRTVGQSFQPLFLIIFTLLMLTGISVRLAYLQITEGASHRKRAESNRIRMIPKQPERGNIFDRNGKLLASTRYPRSVYLWPMAHTKPAWSVVGARLSQILEVPQEEMEKKLEEAGANSSSLIRIARNLNEAQITALKEYQTELKDVEIHTEAVRYYPHGKELAHVLGYTRELTADQLKEKKQEGYRLGDVIGQMGVEKAYEISLRGEWGGQQVEVDGAGRPLRVLGEKQAKPGKDLHLSLDLNMQKTAEKALGDRDGAIVALDPKNGAVLAMVSHPTFDPNIFSKQKLSQKDWETVQGADHPLVNRALSAFPPASTFKIVTTTAGLESGKFSPSTVLQTYGSLSFGGTRFGEWNHAGFGPLGFVGALQWSSDTFFYQIGRGVGGPTLIEWTRKYGFGKKTGFEFANEEAKGLVPDEAWKQKAWKIPWTVGDSINMSIGQGALQTTPLQVAIMFAVPANGGYRIQPHLLKDNEEAKSWRESLNMKPTTISVLRQGLRKVVAEGTGRALKQPTVPPVAGKSGTAEAWKGRVKQNHAWFGAYAPAEQPEFVIVAFAEHSGGGGGSIAAPMILQIMEEYFQRKYPGKYQKPTLKKA, from the coding sequence ATGACTATACTTAAACCATCTCCACTTGGCACAAAACAAAATAAACGTACAGTTGGACAGAGTTTTCAGCCACTATTTTTAATTATATTTACTCTATTAATGTTGACGGGAATCAGTGTTCGTTTGGCATATTTGCAAATTACTGAAGGAGCAAGCCACCGAAAACGAGCTGAGTCAAATCGAATTCGGATGATTCCCAAACAACCAGAACGGGGTAACATTTTTGATCGTAATGGCAAACTTTTAGCCAGTACTCGCTATCCTCGCTCTGTATATTTGTGGCCGATGGCACATACCAAGCCTGCGTGGTCAGTTGTAGGGGCACGTCTATCTCAAATTCTTGAGGTTCCCCAAGAAGAGATGGAGAAGAAATTAGAAGAGGCAGGCGCTAACTCTTCTTCACTTATACGGATTGCTCGTAACTTGAACGAAGCACAAATTACGGCATTGAAGGAGTATCAAACAGAACTTAAAGATGTAGAAATTCATACAGAAGCCGTTCGCTACTACCCCCACGGCAAGGAATTAGCTCATGTATTAGGCTATACGCGAGAACTGACCGCCGACCAGTTAAAAGAAAAGAAGCAGGAGGGCTACAGATTAGGTGATGTGATTGGTCAAATGGGTGTTGAAAAAGCTTATGAGATAAGTCTGCGGGGCGAATGGGGGGGTCAACAGGTAGAAGTCGATGGCGCAGGTCGGCCGCTCAGGGTTTTGGGTGAGAAGCAGGCGAAGCCTGGTAAAGATTTGCACTTGAGCCTAGATTTAAATATGCAAAAGACAGCAGAAAAAGCTTTAGGCGATCGCGACGGTGCGATCGTGGCACTTGACCCAAAGAACGGTGCCGTTTTAGCAATGGTATCTCACCCTACCTTTGACCCCAATATTTTCTCGAAGCAGAAACTCAGCCAAAAAGATTGGGAAACTGTACAAGGTGCAGATCATCCTTTGGTCAATCGCGCCCTCAGCGCCTTTCCACCCGCTAGCACCTTCAAAATTGTCACCACCACAGCCGGTCTGGAATCAGGTAAATTTTCTCCTAGTACAGTCTTGCAAACCTACGGTTCCTTAAGTTTTGGTGGTACCCGATTTGGTGAATGGAATCATGCCGGATTCGGCCCATTGGGTTTTGTCGGAGCATTACAGTGGAGTAGTGATACCTTCTTCTATCAAATTGGTCGCGGAGTCGGCGGCCCAACTTTAATTGAATGGACTCGCAAGTATGGATTTGGTAAAAAAACTGGCTTTGAGTTTGCCAACGAAGAAGCAAAAGGTTTAGTACCAGATGAGGCATGGAAGCAGAAAGCTTGGAAGATACCTTGGACTGTAGGCGACAGCATTAATATGTCAATTGGTCAAGGTGCTTTACAAACTACACCTTTACAAGTTGCCATCATGTTTGCCGTACCCGCGAATGGTGGCTATAGAATCCAGCCACATTTGCTTAAAGACAATGAAGAAGCAAAAAGCTGGCGAGAATCTTTAAATATGAAGCCGACAACCATTAGTGTTCTCCGGCAAGGATTACGGAAAGTAGTAGCGGAAGGGACTGGTAGGGCTTTGAAGCAGCCAACAGTTCCCCCAGTCGCGGGTAAGAGTGGTACTGCCGAAGCCTGGAAGGGACGTGTTAAGCAAAATCACGCCTGGTTTGGTGCTTATGCACCTGCTGAACAGCCAGAATTTGTAATTGTGGCATTTGCGGAACATTCTGGCGGTGGCGGTGGTAGCATTGCTGCGCCAATGATCTTACAAATTATGGAGGAATATTTTCAGCGTAAGTATCCAGGTAAGTATCAGAAACCAACGCTTAAGAAAGCATGA
- a CDS encoding serine hydrolase has translation MIDDYIQAIMTQNQIPGISIAVVQEGEPVLVKGYGLANIEHSVSANEHTVYEVASVGKTFTATAIIMLLEQGIISLEDAIADYLDDLPITWQNVTIQHILSHQSGIPSYTDAPNYWEITHLNLSKSEILALVTHLPLKFQPGEFSAYDNTGYYLLGLILEKVTGQSYEDLLQERIFAPLGMNATVMNNPSDIVPHRAAGYRLLNSKLVNKSYYSLSVTYSAGGQLSSVEDMVKWEQALCGETLLKQSTLNLMWTPHFPNQGDDWEKLRYVAGLGWWVFNYGDHQVVGHNGSILGFASNITRFIDDKITVILFCNLDKISRPDAIAKKIAEYYCPALTELVLQPPLAKREQGERDKTNYS, from the coding sequence GTGATTGACGACTATATTCAAGCCATAATGACTCAAAACCAGATTCCAGGAATTTCTATTGCAGTGGTGCAGGAAGGTGAACCTGTTTTAGTTAAGGGCTATGGGCTGGCGAATATTGAACACTCTGTTTCAGCGAATGAACACACAGTTTATGAAGTTGCGTCTGTTGGTAAAACTTTCACGGCTACAGCCATAATAATGCTGTTAGAACAAGGAATAATTTCGCTAGAAGATGCGATCGCAGACTATCTCGACGATCTACCTATAACATGGCAAAATGTCACAATCCAGCATATTTTGTCTCATCAGTCTGGAATTCCTAGCTATACCGATGCCCCAAACTACTGGGAAATTACCCATCTTAATTTATCGAAATCTGAAATTTTGGCTTTAGTTACTCATCTACCCCTCAAGTTCCAACCGGGTGAGTTTAGCGCCTATGACAACACAGGCTATTATCTACTGGGTTTGATCCTAGAAAAGGTAACTGGACAATCTTATGAAGATTTGTTACAAGAACGAATTTTTGCTCCTTTGGGAATGAATGCAACCGTGATGAATAATCCCAGTGACATAGTGCCGCACCGGGCTGCTGGTTATCGGTTACTAAACAGCAAGCTTGTTAACAAATCTTATTACAGTCTCTCAGTTACCTATTCTGCTGGAGGTCAACTTTCCAGTGTGGAAGATATGGTGAAGTGGGAACAGGCGCTTTGTGGTGAAACTTTGCTAAAGCAATCAACCCTGAATTTGATGTGGACTCCTCATTTTCCAAATCAGGGCGATGATTGGGAAAAATTGAGATATGTTGCAGGTTTAGGTTGGTGGGTATTCAATTATGGCGATCACCAAGTAGTTGGTCATAATGGTTCAATATTAGGATTTGCAAGTAACATTACCCGCTTTATTGATGACAAAATTACCGTAATTTTATTTTGCAATCTAGATAAAATTTCCCGACCAGATGCGATCGCTAAAAAAATTGCTGAATACTACTGTCCAGCCCTTACAGAACTAGTGCTTCAGCCTCCACTAGCAAAGAGGGAGCAAGGAGAGAGGGATAAAACCAATTACTCCTGA
- a CDS encoding D-alanyl-D-alanine carboxypeptidase family protein, whose product MNKAGFSGKPQNSSNDFGDDIPVAVRDTPVAARKMWLQPQIMLIGGVVGFILLALISGFLFFVTAPKKTADSQPLPATSTPPTPVPVPSNNSSDTVLGHFPYPEAPQSELITISANRGIRMRKAAAQKFEEMVAAARSAGVTLVPISGFRSVKDQEQLFFGVGAQRNQTPAERAALSAPPGHSEHHTGYAVDVGDGSVPATNLQTNFDKTKAYQWLQANAARFSFEMSFPKDNVQGVSYEPWHWRFVGDRNSLEMFYKARNLKPAKISP is encoded by the coding sequence TTGAATAAGGCAGGGTTTTCTGGAAAACCGCAAAACTCATCGAATGACTTTGGTGATGATATTCCAGTGGCTGTACGTGATACACCTGTTGCAGCACGCAAAATGTGGTTGCAGCCCCAAATTATGCTGATTGGCGGAGTGGTGGGATTTATCCTGCTGGCTTTAATTAGCGGTTTTTTGTTTTTCGTCACTGCACCCAAAAAAACCGCCGATTCTCAACCTTTACCAGCTACTTCTACTCCTCCGACTCCAGTACCAGTACCATCTAATAATTCTAGCGATACTGTATTAGGGCATTTTCCCTACCCAGAAGCGCCTCAGTCAGAACTAATAACCATCTCCGCAAATAGGGGCATTAGAATGCGAAAAGCTGCTGCCCAAAAGTTTGAGGAGATGGTAGCAGCAGCCCGAAGTGCAGGCGTAACTTTAGTACCAATTTCTGGCTTTCGCTCAGTTAAAGACCAGGAGCAATTGTTTTTTGGTGTTGGTGCCCAGCGAAATCAAACGCCAGCAGAACGAGCTGCCCTCAGCGCTCCTCCTGGTCATAGCGAACATCACACAGGTTATGCTGTGGATGTTGGGGATGGATCAGTACCAGCAACTAATCTCCAAACTAATTTTGACAAGACCAAGGCTTATCAGTGGCTGCAAGCAAATGCAGCACGTTTTAGCTTTGAAATGTCTTTTCCTAAAGATAATGTTCAAGGTGTGAGTTATGAGCCTTGGCACTGGCGTTTTGTTGGCGATCGCAACAGCTTGGAAATGTTCTACAAAGCCAGAAACTTGAAACCCGCTAAGATATCGCCATAA
- the tsaB gene encoding tRNA (adenosine(37)-N6)-threonylcarbamoyltransferase complex dimerization subunit type 1 TsaB yields MTTELKHLTVTKYALSLHTTTPELGLAISNFTDDNRSQIWDLGRDLSSLIHQYLIDFIKPQTWTDLSFIAVAKGPGGFTGTRIGVVTARTLGQQLDIPIFAISTLAAVAWAEAGKSPNPKTIAVEMPAQRGQIFAAIYQFEPDTCKLKVCLPDRVFTPEAWQETLANWKTNYQLIQAKSGLAATVGSILELANLDWQEGKYPNWSEALPYYGQHPVEI; encoded by the coding sequence TTGACTACAGAACTAAAACACCTTACAGTAACAAAATACGCTTTATCACTACACACCACCACTCCCGAATTAGGATTGGCGATTAGTAATTTTACTGATGATAATCGCTCTCAAATTTGGGATTTGGGGCGTGATTTATCTAGCTTAATCCATCAATATTTAATTGACTTTATCAAACCGCAAACTTGGACAGACTTGTCTTTCATTGCAGTTGCAAAAGGGCCTGGTGGCTTTACAGGAACTCGCATTGGTGTTGTCACTGCTCGAACTTTAGGGCAACAATTAGATATCCCTATATTTGCAATTTCAACTTTAGCTGCGGTGGCTTGGGCAGAAGCAGGCAAAAGTCCAAATCCAAAAACTATTGCTGTTGAAATGCCAGCCCAACGAGGTCAAATTTTTGCTGCTATTTATCAGTTTGAGCCAGATACTTGTAAACTAAAAGTGTGTTTGCCAGATAGAGTGTTCACACCGGAAGCATGGCAGGAAACTTTAGCGAATTGGAAAACTAATTATCAGCTAATTCAAGCCAAATCTGGGTTAGCAGCGACGGTAGGGAGTATTTTAGAACTAGCTAATCTCGATTGGCAAGAAGGTAAGTATCCCAATTGGTCGGAGGCTTTGCCATATTATGGGCAACATCCAGTAGAAATTTAA
- a CDS encoding Ycf34 family protein, which yields MCICVNCHYVDSCVTYHAVEGQHQQPHLTETPSFDPNEPSINVNIRTNDDMIEMEWDVVGCLSFKRETGKWSKLRPGELVPT from the coding sequence ATGTGTATTTGTGTGAACTGCCACTATGTAGACAGCTGTGTTACCTATCATGCCGTAGAAGGGCAGCACCAACAGCCTCACTTGACTGAAACACCCAGTTTTGATCCGAATGAACCTTCTATCAATGTCAATATTCGGACAAACGATGATATGATTGAGATGGAATGGGATGTTGTTGGTTGTCTCAGCTTCAAACGGGAAACGGGTAAATGGTCAAAATTGCGTCCTGGTGAATTAGTGCCGACTTGA
- a CDS encoding CCA tRNA nucleotidyltransferase yields the protein MHKSIPSTLAPENWPFSLEFLPQPAYMVGGAVRDALLGRTREYLDLDFVIPSKAVKVARAIAHHYKAGFVLLDAERQIARVVFPHATADFAQQEGDSLEVDLHRRDFTVNAIAYNPHTQEIIDPLQGYVDLQQGILRMISPANLEDDPLRLMRGYRQAAQLGFTIEPATRTAICSLASHLSKVAAERVRVEIGYLLENSQGTPWIASAWEDGLLAPFFQNATRESLSKLAAIDSAATLITENWQQLGTQLQAYVRDSIKTTWLGIAKLACLVNPNPELAEIELQQLTYSRAEIRGVTTALKLLPQFQVVDMSLREQYFLFRDADIVFPTAAVLAVALDNLVEAMSNDKPLHTAVTTSLETKARDCPVLTLLINRYLNPDDLVAHPSLLVSGKELIIALDIPASPIIGQLLTEIAVAQAEGKVSTPTEAIAYARQLQEKAEGK from the coding sequence ATGCATAAATCAATTCCTTCTACCCTAGCTCCCGAAAATTGGCCTTTTAGTTTAGAGTTCTTGCCACAACCCGCTTACATGGTAGGTGGCGCTGTGCGAGATGCGCTACTTGGCAGAACTCGTGAATATCTGGATCTAGATTTTGTTATACCATCGAAGGCGGTAAAGGTAGCAAGAGCGATCGCTCATCATTATAAAGCTGGTTTTGTCTTACTTGATGCAGAACGACAAATTGCTCGTGTGGTTTTTCCTCACGCCACAGCCGACTTTGCCCAACAGGAAGGAGATAGTTTAGAGGTTGATTTGCACAGACGAGACTTTACAGTAAATGCGATCGCCTATAATCCCCATACACAAGAAATTATCGATCCTCTACAAGGCTATGTAGACTTACAACAGGGCATTTTGCGAATGATATCACCCGCAAACTTAGAAGATGACCCTTTACGGTTAATGCGAGGTTATCGCCAAGCTGCCCAATTAGGTTTTACTATTGAGCCAGCTACCCGAACCGCAATTTGTTCTTTAGCATCACATCTGAGCAAAGTTGCAGCCGAACGAGTTCGGGTAGAGATTGGCTATCTACTGGAAAATTCTCAGGGTACTCCTTGGATCGCTAGTGCTTGGGAAGATGGTTTACTTGCCCCTTTCTTCCAAAATGCTACTCGTGAAAGCTTGAGCAAACTAGCTGCAATTGACAGTGCAGCCACCTTAATCACAGAAAATTGGCAACAATTAGGGACACAACTACAAGCTTATGTCCGCGATAGTATCAAAACTACTTGGTTAGGTATTGCCAAACTTGCTTGTCTTGTCAATCCCAATCCAGAATTAGCAGAAATAGAGCTACAACAACTAACTTATAGCCGTGCCGAAATCCGGGGTGTAACCACTGCTTTGAAATTGTTACCACAGTTTCAAGTAGTCGATATGTCCTTGCGAGAACAATACTTTTTATTCCGTGACGCAGATATTGTGTTTCCCACTGCGGCAGTATTGGCTGTAGCACTTGATAATTTGGTAGAGGCGATGTCTAATGACAAGCCACTACACACAGCAGTCACTACAAGTTTGGAAACCAAAGCAAGGGACTGCCCTGTCTTGACACTTTTAATCAACCGCTACCTTAACCCTGATGATCTGGTTGCTCATCCCTCTCTACTAGTGAGCGGGAAGGAATTGATCATAGCATTAGATATTCCAGCTTCACCAATCATTGGACAACTTTTGACAGAAATTGCTGTAGCACAAGCTGAGGGTAAAGTCTCAACGCCAACAGAAGCGATCGCTTATGCACGTCAATTACAAGAAAAGGCAGAAGGGAAATAA